GCGCTCCTCGGCGGCCACGTAGGTCAACTCGTACTGCTTGAAGAAGCCCTTGAGCGCGGAATAGCCCTCGCCTTTTTCCTTGCGGGTCTCGATGGAGAAGCACAGGGCGTCCTGTCCCTGGAAGACGAAGCTCACCATCACGTGGGCTATGGCGTCGCCCATCCAGTAGACGGCGATGAGGTCCACGCCTTCGAGCTTCTTCAGGTCGAAGGTCTTGTCGTGGTAGCGGGGCTGGTAGTCGGTCTCGGTGCGGTAGGCCACGTTGCGGATGTTGCGCACCGTAACGAGGTCCCCCTGAACCTGGGCGTAGGGGAGCACGGCCACGTCGGGCTGCCAGTCGCGCTGGTTGGAGGGGGCGATGGCGCTCCACCAGGCCGCGAAGAGCGCGAAGCCGCACAGCCACGCCGCCAGGGCGCGCCCCCTGCGTCGAATCAGGGCGAAGCACAGCCCCGTGCCCGCCACCACAGCCATGGCCAGGAGCGTCCTGCCCGCCGCGCTCTCCACGTCGGACCAGTAGGCGGCCAGGGCGGCCCAGAGGGTCGCAAGGGTTACGGCCAGGGCCGCGCAGAGCTTCAGGACGATGGGGAGCGTGCGCCTCACGGGGCCTCTCTCGTTGAGTTCACCATGCATCCAGGCTGATACGCGTTCGCGCCACGCTTGCCAAGCAGGACGCGCGTCCGTGGTCCACGTTTCGTGGAGTACCGCCGGGTGCTTCACGATTCATGGATTTGCTCGGGAAAAGTCCGATCCATGCCCCTTCCCGGCCTTGAAGCGGCAGGCGCTCCACGATTCATGGATCGGCGGGCGGTCGCGCGCGGGTCCCAGGCCCCGCCGCCATGCCGCCGGAAGCGGTTCCGTGGCGTCATCCATGGAAAATGCTCCTTCAATTTCGCAGGGTTGTTGTTGTTCCGCGCCAAATCTGCCTGTGGCGGGTCACGCTGGCACACCGGTTGCTTTAAGAGCATTGCGACCGCACGCACAACCAAACCAGACGAGGA
This region of Fundidesulfovibrio magnetotacticus genomic DNA includes:
- a CDS encoding Lnb N-terminal periplasmic domain-containing protein; the encoded protein is MRRTLPIVLKLCAALAVTLATLWAALAAYWSDVESAAGRTLLAMAVVAGTGLCFALIRRRGRALAAWLCGFALFAAWWSAIAPSNQRDWQPDVAVLPYAQVQGDLVTVRNIRNVAYRTETDYQPRYHDKTFDLKKLEGVDLIAVYWMGDAIAHVMVSFVFQGQDALCFSIETRKEKGEGYSALKGFFKQYELTYVAAEERDLIRLRTDHRVPPEDVYLFRTRMPEANARKLFLEYVKKINSLYETPEYYNTLTTNCTTNVVRHVRAFEGRLRYSWKILFSGYAPQYVYELGGLEDSLPFEELKAKSYVNPKARAAGDAPDFSARIRSGLPGMPGP